The following proteins are encoded in a genomic region of Serinus canaria isolate serCan28SL12 chromosome 15, serCan2020, whole genome shotgun sequence:
- the MMP11 gene encoding stromelysin-3 encodes MSEPAPPPGMARPPLPAAAALLAAALLHCAPAAPARRHKPDMSRKHHTWKEQAPWLAALVNAVGTGVPAKGFPAAAAGPSAGWNPPRCGVPDPPALPGAPGGRNRQKRFVLSGGRWDKTNLTYKIIRFPWQLVKAKVRRTIEEALKVWSDVTPLTFTEVQEGRADIVIDFTRYWHGDNLPFDGPGGILAHAFFPKTHREGDVHFDYDETWTIGNNLGTDLLQVAAHEFGHVLGLQHTAVSKSLMSPFYIFRYPLSLSEDDKQGIQYLYGKPSLDPDPTPTQPAELPQPDLETNEITNVEALQPDACLTAFEAAATIRGELFFFSSRYVWRLRAGRLQHGYPALASRHWQGIPSSVDATFEDPLGNIWFFQDSQYWIYDGERRVSGPTPIVELGLPASPVQAALVWGAEKNKIYIFSGGNYWRFNPQRRQVDNIYPRAMADWRGVPPEIDAAFQDELGFAYFLRGRDYWKFDPVQVKVLEGYPRQISQDFFSCTPSSNSFR; translated from the exons GACATGTCTCGAAAGCATCACACCTGGAAGGAGCAGGCTCCTTGGCTGGCAGCCCTGGTGAACGCCGTGGGCACGGGTGTGCCTGCCAAGGGCTTCCCCGCGGCTGCAGCCGGGCCCTCGGCCGGCTGGAACCCGCCCCGCTGCGGCGTGCCCGACCCGCCCGCGCTGCCGGGAGCCCCGGGCGGCCGGAACCGCCAGAAGCGCTTCGTGCTCTCCGGGGGCCGCTGGGACAAGACCAACCTCACCTACAA AATTATCAGGTTCCCATGGCAACTTGTAAAAGCTAAAGTGAGAAGGACCATAGAGGAAGCTTTGAAAGTCTGGAGTGATGTGACCCCGCTGACCTTCACCGAGGTGCAGGAGGGACGGGCTGACATCGTCATCGACTTCACCAG GTACTGGCACGGGGACAACCTGCCCTTTGATGGGCCTGGAGGGATCCTGGCCCACGCCTTCTTCCCCAAGACACACCGGGAAGGAGACGTGCACTTTGACTATGATGAGACCTGGACCATTGGGAACAACCTGG GCACTGACCTCCTGCAAGTGGCTGCCCATGAGTTTGGCCACGTGCTGggcctgcagcacacagctgtcTCCAAGTCCCTGATGTCCCCTTTCTACATCTTCCGCTACCCCCTGAGCCTGAGTGAGGATGACAAGCAAGGTATCCAGTACCTGTATGGGAAACCCTCACTGGATCCTGACCCAACCCCAacccagccagcagagctgccccagccagaCCTCGAAACCAACGAGATCACCAACGTGGAG GCCCTGCAGCCCGACGCCTGCCTCACGGCCTTCGAGGCGGCCGCCACCATCCGCGGGGAGCTGTTCTTCTTCAGCTCGCGCTACGTCTGGCGGCTCCGCGCCGGGAGGCTGCAGCACGGCTACCCAGCCCTGGCCTCCCGCCACTGGCAGGGCATCCCCAGCTCCGTCGATGCCACCTTCGAGGACCCTCTGGGCAACATCTGGTTTTTCCAAG ACTCCCAGTACTGGATCTATGATGGTGAGAGACGGGTATCTGGTCCCACCCCAATCGTGGAGCTGGGCCTCCCTGCATCCccagtgcaggcagctctggtgtGGGGGGCTGAGAAGAACAAGATCTACATCTTCAGTGGAGGCAACTACTGGCGCTTCAACCCCCAGAGGCGCCAGGTGGACAACATCTACCCGCGGGCCATGGCCGACTGGCGCGGCGTCCCGCCCGAGATCGACGCCGCCTTCCAGGATGAGCTGg GTTTTGCCTATTTCCTGAGAGGCCGAGACTATTGGAAGTTTGACCCGGTCCAGGTGAAAGTGCTGGAGGGCTACCCACGCCAGATCAGCCAGGACTTCTTCAGCTGCACACCCTCCTCCAACTCCTTCAGATGA